A genomic region of Gammaproteobacteria bacterium contains the following coding sequences:
- a CDS encoding cytochrome C, with protein MGKGTTLFTELVKRPHFGFALYPPLGFIFLRKLLVAVAMPVFLALLMSLAPGVVSADEIVVPADFDHNATGFPLQGQHERIRCEFCHRNEVFRGTPVKCDACHNDIIAPGKHAKHIPTLEQCSDCHVPSGFDISARMDHSRITRPCGACHNGNLAQGKTVNHIPTNETCDTCHTTGIAWSPSLFDHVGIVDGCLLCHNSVNARGKGMGHILVQDECQACHTTQLWSVPSNSVNHNFVIGSCESCHNGAVASGKPATHIPTTDSCDTCHKDIGRSWHSQAGFTELHAMLTEGCPLCHTGVSARGKTIDHILSSERCESCHTPTSSSFLVLRNPKPDHAEIVGSCVNCHNNSRSVGKNITHINSTNQCQACHEIVTFSIVPKVDHNEVLGVCGACHNNVIATGKGPNHIATQEACDVCHATTAWLPTQFDHSNFDTSNCQSCHNGFQATGKQTGHIASTEKCDACHTTGVSWTVLLVDHTQTLGDTCETCHNNVLARGKGPTHIITQQDCGICHTPNTPWLQNAFDHQGVSGNCATCHNGLLARGKSQSHISSTDVCEACHAIGNWAPLTVDHTEVVGGCVNCHNGAISTGKNNGHISTSNECGACHSTTQWKPAVRVDHNEVQGKCESCHNGKVSQGKDLQHILSTGECNACHNTTQWTPAITVDHHEVIGECATCHNGTIARGKGAQHVPTTENCSACHSTTLWQPVTKVDHSEIAESTSCFECHNGVLAQGKSTLHIASTNACEACHLVAAWMPAKFVDHNEVLGNCVTCHNGVVTRGKSAYHVKSTDDCDGCHSVTEWSPAKFVDHEFILGTCDVCHNGSIARGKGTLHFNTSNTCEACHSVTLWTPVITVDHSQVIGSCFSCHNNNPVPGKSRLHIATTDLCEACHNTTSWTPATTVDHSEVIGECQSCHGQGGRAAGKNPGHMQTTDVCGACHFTTAWKPVVSVDHKQVLGECETCHNGDIAIGKNPATHILSSDQCSACHITSTWITIRVDHTQVLGACVDCHNMPVQHINTTNLCVECHSTTRWSPVVLVDHAQVNGVCSSCHNLPAGHIASTNVCDACHNTTRWRPTVAVDHAQVLGSCADCHFLPAFHITATTACDACHRTESWVPFTVDHNEVLGSCESCHPAPGDHLAAGVTNNCQNCHSTTTWTGATSPLPGAAGASVSGVSATAAGGGHM; from the coding sequence ATGGGGAAGGGGACGACTTTGTTCACCGAATTGGTGAAGCGCCCGCATTTCGGCTTTGCGCTTTACCCGCCTTTAGGCTTTATTTTTCTCCGAAAACTGTTAGTGGCAGTTGCAATGCCTGTTTTTTTGGCCTTGCTTATGTCGCTTGCTCCAGGCGTTGTATCGGCCGACGAAATCGTTGTTCCTGCGGATTTTGACCACAATGCCACTGGCTTTCCACTACAAGGCCAGCATGAACGCATCCGCTGCGAATTTTGCCATAGAAACGAAGTTTTCCGCGGCACGCCAGTCAAATGCGATGCGTGCCATAACGATATCATCGCCCCCGGAAAACACGCCAAGCACATCCCTACGCTGGAGCAATGTAGCGACTGCCATGTGCCCTCGGGGTTTGATATCTCCGCGCGCATGGATCACTCCCGTATTACGCGGCCTTGTGGCGCCTGCCACAACGGCAATCTTGCCCAAGGTAAAACCGTCAATCATATACCCACCAATGAAACCTGTGATACCTGCCATACCACAGGCATTGCATGGAGCCCAAGTCTGTTCGATCACGTTGGTATTGTTGATGGGTGTCTGTTATGTCACAACAGCGTAAATGCGCGCGGCAAAGGCATGGGCCACATACTGGTGCAGGATGAATGTCAGGCCTGTCACACGACGCAGTTGTGGAGTGTGCCGTCCAATAGCGTCAATCATAACTTTGTAATCGGAAGCTGTGAGAGCTGTCATAACGGTGCCGTTGCCTCAGGAAAACCGGCTACGCATATCCCAACCACAGATTCCTGTGATACTTGCCACAAAGACATCGGCCGTAGTTGGCATAGTCAGGCAGGCTTTACAGAATTGCATGCGATGTTAACCGAAGGATGTCCCTTGTGTCATACCGGGGTTAGCGCGCGCGGAAAAACTATTGATCACATATTGTCGAGCGAACGCTGTGAGTCGTGTCATACCCCCACCAGTAGTTCATTTTTGGTGTTGCGTAATCCCAAACCAGACCACGCAGAAATCGTAGGGAGCTGCGTCAACTGTCATAACAACAGTCGCTCGGTTGGTAAGAATATCACTCACATCAACAGTACGAATCAATGTCAAGCCTGCCACGAAATCGTGACTTTCAGCATTGTTCCGAAAGTGGATCACAATGAAGTCCTGGGAGTGTGCGGTGCTTGCCATAATAACGTGATTGCAACCGGTAAGGGGCCGAACCACATAGCGACACAAGAGGCGTGTGATGTATGCCATGCAACCACGGCCTGGTTACCTACACAGTTCGATCACTCAAATTTTGATACCAGTAATTGCCAGAGTTGTCACAATGGCTTCCAGGCTACGGGCAAACAAACGGGACACATCGCATCGACAGAAAAATGCGATGCCTGCCATACCACAGGTGTGTCGTGGACGGTATTGTTAGTAGATCACACGCAGACGCTTGGTGATACCTGCGAGACGTGTCACAACAATGTTCTCGCTCGTGGTAAAGGACCTACGCATATCATTACGCAACAGGACTGCGGAATATGTCACACCCCCAACACTCCCTGGTTACAGAATGCGTTTGATCACCAGGGCGTAAGTGGTAATTGCGCGACATGTCATAACGGCTTGCTTGCTCGCGGCAAGTCACAGTCACACATATCGTCAACGGATGTGTGTGAAGCGTGTCATGCAATTGGAAACTGGGCCCCGTTGACGGTGGATCATACAGAAGTTGTAGGTGGGTGTGTCAATTGTCACAACGGCGCAATATCCACTGGAAAAAATAACGGACATATCAGTACCAGTAATGAATGTGGCGCTTGCCATAGTACGACGCAATGGAAACCTGCCGTACGCGTTGATCACAATGAGGTGCAGGGAAAATGCGAAAGCTGTCACAATGGAAAAGTGTCACAGGGTAAAGATCTGCAGCACATCCTTTCCACAGGTGAATGTAACGCGTGTCACAATACTACGCAGTGGACTCCCGCCATTACTGTTGATCATCATGAGGTGATTGGCGAATGTGCCACGTGTCACAATGGCACGATTGCGCGAGGAAAGGGGGCGCAACATGTGCCCACGACTGAAAATTGTTCCGCATGTCACTCGACTACATTGTGGCAGCCAGTCACCAAGGTCGACCACTCTGAAATCGCTGAAAGCACAAGTTGCTTTGAATGTCACAACGGTGTATTGGCTCAAGGTAAATCCACGCTGCATATCGCTTCAACAAATGCTTGCGAAGCGTGTCACCTGGTCGCCGCGTGGATGCCTGCAAAATTTGTCGATCATAATGAGGTTTTGGGCAATTGTGTTACTTGTCACAACGGTGTTGTGACTAGAGGAAAATCTGCGTACCACGTGAAAAGCACTGATGACTGTGACGGATGCCATAGCGTTACGGAGTGGTCGCCTGCAAAATTTGTCGATCATGAATTCATTCTTGGAACATGTGACGTTTGTCATAATGGCAGCATTGCAAGAGGCAAAGGTACTCTCCACTTTAATACGTCGAATACGTGCGAAGCCTGTCATTCAGTTACGCTTTGGACGCCAGTGATTACAGTGGATCATAGTCAGGTGATTGGAAGTTGTTTTTCCTGCCACAACAACAATCCTGTACCTGGCAAAAGCAGACTACATATTGCGACCACTGATCTTTGCGAGGCCTGTCATAACACCACATCGTGGACGCCGGCAACAACAGTGGATCACAGTGAAGTTATTGGTGAATGCCAGAGCTGTCACGGACAGGGAGGGCGCGCCGCGGGTAAGAATCCTGGACACATGCAAACGACAGATGTGTGTGGAGCGTGTCATTTCACAACAGCATGGAAGCCAGTAGTGAGTGTCGATCACAAACAAGTTCTGGGGGAGTGCGAGACTTGCCACAATGGAGATATTGCCATTGGAAAAAATCCTGCGACGCATATTCTATCTTCCGATCAGTGTTCTGCCTGTCATATCACCAGTACCTGGATAACCATACGTGTCGATCATACGCAGGTCTTGGGGGCATGTGTTGATTGCCACAATATGCCTGTGCAACATATCAATACCACCAATCTGTGCGTTGAATGTCACTCCACGACACGTTGGAGTCCAGTCGTACTAGTGGATCATGCTCAGGTGAATGGCGTGTGTTCCTCCTGCCATAATTTACCCGCAGGACATATTGCGTCGACCAATGTTTGTGATGCCTGCCATAACACCACGCGCTGGCGGCCAACAGTGGCTGTAGATCATGCCCAGGTATTGGGATCGTGTGCCGATTGCCATTTTCTGCCGGCCTTTCACATTACCGCCACGACAGCATGTGATGCTTGTCATAGAACCGAATCCTGGGTTCCTTTTACTGTTGATCACAATGAAGTATTGGGATCATGTGAAAGCTGTCACCCAGCACCCGGTGACCACCTCGCCGCTGGCGTAACAAACAATTGTCAGAACTGCCATTCAACAACGACCTGGACAGGTGCTACTAGTCCACTTCCCGGGGCAGCTGGCGCGAGCGTGTCGGGAGTATCGGCAACTGCGGCTGGTGGTGGTCATATGTAA
- a CDS encoding porin, whose translation MKSFLSGILAVLSLSPVAYAQSVSMRYLDLFIEGGATAGYYFSGTSYDKNFNTFSSYSQFEFNRNAENILLNDALLELRTGPLHVMNTEFRMGMGHLSRLTILDGNGNLALGSQYIQQAPVSSTSSQDLNVTRRQLEAELIQSQRDDVNIYYAQMAISPAPYVLLEAGRLATHLGYEVSPSYTNWNSGFGLVWMKQPTYYNGFRLSYEFEKLNAYLEFNQDDSFARTPAVVAGLFGKSADMRYSAAFYFSDYGHNLFDAMVESGFDRVTIAANIDVHIVQGSAQDINNRVSLAAAVYLIPHIMRFDLPLRLEIIRDSQAGMYDMSRGYSLTFTPTARLAENFFVRAEFAFISSYNGIFRGLQDELVYYEKTDYSLQFGYYF comes from the coding sequence ATGAAGTCTTTTCTTTCTGGGATTCTAGCAGTTTTATCTCTGTCACCGGTCGCCTATGCCCAATCCGTTTCGATGCGTTATCTGGATCTGTTCATAGAGGGCGGCGCGACCGCTGGGTATTACTTTTCGGGCACAAGCTACGATAAAAATTTCAATACTTTCAGTTCGTATTCGCAATTTGAATTCAATCGCAATGCGGAAAATATTTTGTTAAATGATGCCTTGCTCGAGCTGCGCACAGGGCCATTACATGTCATGAATACTGAGTTCAGGATGGGGATGGGGCATTTGTCGAGGCTGACAATCCTGGATGGAAACGGCAATCTTGCGTTAGGGTCGCAGTACATACAGCAAGCACCTGTGAGCTCCACTTCCAGTCAGGACTTGAATGTCACGCGACGTCAACTCGAAGCGGAACTGATCCAATCTCAACGGGACGATGTCAATATCTATTACGCGCAGATGGCCATATCTCCTGCGCCTTATGTGTTGTTGGAAGCGGGACGTTTGGCAACACATCTGGGTTATGAAGTCAGTCCCAGTTACACCAACTGGAATAGTGGTTTTGGCCTGGTGTGGATGAAGCAGCCGACGTACTACAATGGTTTTCGGTTGTCGTATGAGTTTGAAAAGTTGAATGCCTATCTTGAATTCAATCAGGACGACAGTTTCGCACGAACACCGGCGGTAGTTGCCGGTCTGTTCGGTAAATCGGCAGATATGCGCTATTCGGCGGCATTTTACTTTTCAGACTATGGGCATAATTTGTTTGACGCCATGGTGGAATCGGGATTTGATCGGGTAACGATTGCGGCGAATATCGATGTCCATATTGTTCAAGGCTCGGCGCAAGACATAAACAACCGTGTGAGTCTTGCCGCCGCCGTCTATTTAATCCCGCATATCATGCGATTTGATTTACCACTTCGATTGGAAATAATAAGAGATAGTCAGGCGGGTATGTATGATATGAGTCGTGGATACTCTCTTACGTTTACCCCAACCGCACGGCTCGCAGAAAACTTTTTTGTACGTGCCGAGTTCGCTTTCATTTCCTCCTACAATGGTATTTTTCGTGGTCTGCAAGACGAGCTCGTTTACTATGAAAAAACCGATTACTCCCTTCAGTTCGGCTACTACTTCTAA
- a CDS encoding AMP-binding protein, with protein sequence MILHHQFIKTAKNQGSKLAFIDKTTGRDLTYSQALIASLILSRFVRNFDEKYIGIMLPTSAGCYLSVLATQYAGKIPVMINYSTGAEQNVEYAREKCGFNTVITSRTVLSKVGCPEMPGMIFVEDLLKRISTTDKIGAALRSKLPTSVIIASTANPSPDDTAVILFTSGSEKAPKGVELSHRNITANLDGIVHVTKLTSDDIMMSILPFFHVFGFTTNLWLPVYLGMTAVTYANPLDAKTIAGIIKEQKPTIMIGTPFFLMSYERFAKPGDFSSLRLVVAGADKMPEWLFDSFQRNHNIQVIEGYGATETSPVISVNPPGESKRGSIGRPLYNVEVKITDLDTGETLPPGKEGKILARGDNIMKGYFGDVEETSLKIENGWYETGDMGLLDDEGYLWHKGRLKRFVKIGGEMVSLVHVESVIEELLPEGVECCVVEIPDARKGAVIAVATNAEIDVTPIKKQASEKLPPIALPKHYVVLEEMPKMGSGKIDFRTTTQLVKAQLTPTDSKSKSKPEAVSSEAE encoded by the coding sequence ATGATTCTACATCATCAGTTTATAAAAACGGCGAAAAATCAGGGAAGTAAGCTGGCTTTTATCGACAAGACCACCGGGCGTGATTTGACCTATAGTCAGGCTTTGATCGCCTCGCTTATTCTTTCCCGCTTTGTCCGCAACTTCGATGAAAAATATATCGGAATTATGTTGCCTACCTCAGCAGGTTGCTATCTTTCAGTTCTCGCGACGCAATATGCTGGCAAGATCCCAGTGATGATTAATTATTCCACCGGTGCGGAACAAAACGTCGAGTATGCGCGTGAAAAATGTGGGTTTAACACCGTAATCACATCGCGCACGGTATTGAGCAAAGTCGGATGCCCGGAGATGCCGGGAATGATTTTTGTTGAGGACTTGCTAAAACGCATCAGTACCACGGACAAAATAGGCGCAGCCCTACGCTCCAAGCTCCCGACCTCGGTGATTATCGCCAGCACAGCCAACCCTAGCCCGGATGATACCGCTGTAATTCTATTTACCAGCGGCAGTGAAAAAGCGCCGAAAGGCGTTGAGCTGTCGCATCGAAACATCACGGCCAATCTGGACGGCATCGTACACGTAACCAAGCTGACTTCAGACGACATCATGATGTCGATATTGCCGTTTTTTCACGTGTTCGGATTCACGACCAATCTGTGGCTGCCGGTGTATCTCGGTATGACCGCCGTCACCTATGCCAATCCACTAGATGCAAAAACGATTGCGGGAATTATCAAGGAACAAAAACCTACGATCATGATAGGTACGCCCTTCTTTTTGATGAGTTATGAACGCTTCGCCAAGCCCGGCGATTTTTCATCGTTACGTTTAGTGGTTGCCGGTGCAGATAAAATGCCCGAGTGGTTGTTTGACAGTTTTCAACGCAACCACAACATTCAGGTAATCGAAGGCTATGGCGCCACCGAAACCAGCCCGGTTATTAGCGTAAATCCACCTGGTGAAAGCAAACGCGGAAGTATCGGCAGACCGCTGTATAACGTGGAAGTAAAAATTACCGATCTCGACACGGGTGAAACACTGCCACCAGGAAAAGAAGGCAAGATTCTCGCGCGCGGCGACAATATCATGAAAGGATATTTTGGCGACGTGGAAGAGACCTCGCTAAAAATCGAGAACGGCTGGTATGAAACCGGCGATATGGGATTGCTCGATGATGAAGGTTATTTGTGGCACAAAGGCCGTCTGAAACGATTTGTAAAAATTGGCGGCGAAATGGTTTCACTCGTTCATGTCGAAAGCGTCATTGAGGAATTACTTCCGGAAGGCGTCGAGTGTTGTGTTGTAGAAATCCCGGATGCACGCAAAGGCGCCGTTATTGCTGTAGCGACAAATGCGGAAATTGATGTTACACCGATCAAGAAACAGGCATCTGAAAAACTCCCACCGATTGCACTTCCTAAACACTATGTCGTGCTGGAAGAAATGCCGAAAATGGGCAGCGGTAAAATAGATTTTCGTACAACGACGCAATTGGTAAAAGCGCAACTTACACCAACGGATTCAAAATCCAAGTCGAAGCCTGAGGCGGTTTCCAGCGAAGCGGAATAG
- the ispG gene encoding flavodoxin-dependent (E)-4-hydroxy-3-methylbut-2-enyl-diphosphate synthase gives MSVSVPVQRRKCVPVKIGQVVVGGDSPVIVQSMTNTDTADAVGTAVQVAQLAKAGSELVRITVNSEEAAAAVPEIRERLDAMGVNVPLVGDFHFNGHKLLEGNPACAEALAKYRINPGNVGKGSKRDVQFARMIEFACRYDKPVRIGVNWGSLDQDLLARLMDENGKLAEPREPEEVMHDALIRSALDSAARAEELGLGHDKIIISCKMSHVQDLISVYRDLAGRCDYPLHLGLTEAGMGSKGIVASTAALSVLLQEGIGDTIRISLTPEPGGDRSNEVIVAQEILQCMGLRSFTPMVVACPGCGRTTSTFFQQLAKDIQSYIRHQMPEWRKNHPGVENMNVAVMGCVVNGPGESKHANIGISLPGTGEKPVAPVYEDGVKTVTLKGDSIAQDFQHIIDAYIERTYRA, from the coding sequence ATGAGTGTTTCGGTCCCAGTGCAGCGTCGTAAGTGTGTTCCGGTCAAGATCGGTCAGGTCGTGGTAGGTGGTGATTCCCCCGTCATTGTGCAGTCTATGACCAATACTGATACGGCAGACGCGGTTGGGACTGCGGTGCAGGTGGCACAATTGGCCAAAGCCGGTTCGGAACTGGTACGTATTACCGTCAACTCTGAAGAGGCGGCCGCCGCCGTCCCTGAGATACGCGAGCGCCTGGATGCCATGGGAGTGAACGTGCCGCTGGTCGGCGATTTTCACTTCAATGGCCACAAATTGTTGGAAGGTAATCCGGCCTGCGCAGAGGCGCTGGCAAAGTATCGCATCAATCCCGGTAATGTCGGCAAGGGTTCAAAGCGAGATGTTCAGTTCGCACGCATGATTGAGTTCGCCTGTCGCTACGATAAGCCTGTACGCATCGGGGTGAACTGGGGCAGCCTGGATCAAGATCTGTTGGCGCGCTTAATGGACGAAAACGGCAAACTGGCGGAGCCCAGGGAGCCGGAAGAAGTGATGCACGATGCACTCATCCGTTCCGCACTGGATTCAGCGGCTCGTGCAGAAGAGCTGGGCCTGGGCCACGACAAGATCATCATCTCCTGCAAAATGAGCCATGTGCAAGACTTGATCAGCGTATACCGTGACCTGGCTGGCCGTTGTGACTATCCCTTGCATTTGGGCTTGACCGAAGCCGGCATGGGCTCCAAAGGCATTGTGGCTTCAACCGCCGCTCTGTCCGTATTATTGCAGGAAGGAATAGGCGACACGATTCGAATTTCACTGACCCCGGAACCGGGCGGTGATCGTAGCAATGAAGTCATCGTAGCGCAGGAGATATTGCAGTGTATGGGGCTACGTTCCTTTACGCCTATGGTCGTCGCTTGTCCTGGATGTGGTCGCACGACCTCCACGTTTTTCCAGCAGCTAGCCAAGGACATTCAGTCCTACATCCGACACCAGATGCCAGAGTGGCGCAAAAACCATCCTGGTGTAGAGAACATGAATGTCGCGGTAATGGGCTGTGTGGTTAACGGTCCCGGCGAAAGCAAGCATGCCAATATCGGCATTAGTCTTCCTGGCACCGGCGAGAAACCAGTCGCACCAGTTTACGAAGATGGTGTTAAAACCGTCACCCTGAAAGGCGACTCCATCGCGCAGGATTTTCAGCACATTATTGACGCCTATATCGAACGTACCTATCGCGCCTAA
- a CDS encoding PKD domain-containing protein, with translation MGSGSRYLLCCLLSLILTTSACLHSQLPGNGGDIKNANATPVADAGPDRQAVLGSPIILNGEGSSDLEGSRLSYHWEIVTTPDSMPYQLENPTDAQLNFTPTSRGPYVIQLHVSDGELTSEADYVVITGINTVPVAKPSYRKNTGGQINSVVLDGSFSSDRDGHSLSYHWVLADTPAGASAVIVSPHQAITELVYDKPGIYYVHLTVDDGFQESKSPMLKISTPGANTDPGTLPGAVTDPPHARAGNDIILFSTNKEYTLDANDSHDPNGLPMSYSWIMLSRPAGSGANLIYANSATPRFTADVRGSYVFQLTATNSAGLSSRDTVTVTDKRLGLHCADCHDGEIATGPLNHPDIVRELAWDCGRCHKISSWKTGALIPGNSLFDKVTQGSLGPVPQPSSMHSDVNSRCVECHLTKYEKLGNKHPSTSTRCNACHSITSWQTRQKMEHSKALGSCLNCHNTGMPPTHPQTFADCGLCHDITAWGTIFNNAHISAPKPCSSCHDVKLNAFHDFHDVFGDRCENCHTTTTWIPNTQNNHLDFFNECYYCHNGNITKGKGPTHKPVSNRCEYCHNIISFKPVYFFDHNETEARCVECHPDPTLPTPP, from the coding sequence ATGGGGAGCGGAAGTCGATATCTTCTTTGCTGTCTATTGTCGTTGATATTAACGACAAGCGCCTGCTTGCATTCTCAACTACCAGGGAATGGCGGAGACATCAAGAATGCCAATGCGACGCCCGTGGCCGATGCCGGCCCTGATCGTCAGGCTGTGCTCGGATCTCCCATAATTCTCAATGGCGAGGGCTCCTCTGACCTGGAAGGTTCCAGACTAAGCTATCACTGGGAAATCGTAACCACGCCAGACAGCATGCCTTATCAACTGGAAAACCCCACCGACGCGCAATTAAATTTCACCCCAACCAGTCGTGGCCCATACGTCATTCAATTACATGTTTCTGATGGGGAACTAACAAGCGAAGCAGACTATGTCGTCATTACAGGCATCAATACTGTTCCCGTCGCCAAACCGTCATACCGCAAAAATACTGGGGGCCAAATAAATTCTGTAGTTCTCGATGGTTCTTTTTCCTCCGACCGAGACGGACATAGCTTGTCTTATCATTGGGTGTTGGCAGATACACCGGCGGGGGCTAGCGCCGTCATTGTTTCTCCGCATCAGGCCATCACCGAGCTCGTATACGACAAACCAGGAATCTATTATGTTCACCTAACGGTCGATGACGGCTTCCAGGAGAGCAAATCTCCCATGCTAAAAATCAGTACACCAGGAGCGAATACCGATCCAGGAACTTTACCTGGCGCGGTAACAGATCCACCCCACGCACGGGCGGGTAACGACATCATCCTTTTTTCAACAAACAAAGAATACACTCTGGACGCAAATGACTCACATGACCCCAACGGCCTTCCCATGTCGTACTCCTGGATCATGTTAAGCCGACCTGCAGGAAGTGGCGCAAATCTCATATACGCAAACTCAGCCACACCTCGTTTTACTGCCGATGTCAGAGGTAGTTATGTGTTTCAATTGACAGCAACGAATTCCGCTGGTCTCAGCTCGAGAGACACTGTCACAGTTACTGATAAACGCCTGGGTTTGCATTGTGCAGATTGCCATGATGGCGAAATTGCCACCGGCCCGCTCAATCACCCAGACATCGTTAGAGAACTCGCATGGGATTGTGGCAGATGCCATAAAATATCCTCGTGGAAGACCGGCGCACTGATTCCCGGGAATAGTTTGTTCGACAAAGTTACACAAGGAAGCCTAGGCCCGGTACCGCAACCTTCAAGCATGCATAGCGATGTAAACTCTCGCTGCGTAGAATGTCATTTAACCAAGTATGAGAAACTGGGCAACAAACACCCTTCTACCTCGACGCGTTGCAATGCCTGTCACTCAATTACTAGCTGGCAGACTCGACAGAAGATGGAGCACTCCAAGGCACTAGGTAGTTGCCTAAATTGCCACAATACCGGCATGCCCCCCACACACCCACAAACTTTCGCAGACTGCGGACTGTGTCATGACATTACCGCCTGGGGAACCATTTTCAATAACGCGCATATATCTGCACCTAAACCTTGCTCATCCTGCCATGATGTAAAACTAAACGCCTTCCATGATTTCCACGACGTGTTCGGAGACCGTTGTGAAAACTGCCACACCACCACGACCTGGATACCGAACACCCAGAATAATCATCTCGATTTCTTCAACGAATGTTACTACTGCCATAACGGCAACATCACAAAAGGGAAGGGACCGACACATAAACCAGTGTCTAATCGCTGCGAATACTGCCACAACATCATCTCATTCAAGCCGGTGTATTTCTTCGATCACAATGAGACTGAAGCACGTTGCGTGGAATGTCATCCAGATCCCACACTGCCGACTCCGCCATAG
- a CDS encoding VanZ family protein produces MDETIPQLKLLLFWRLIGWGMVITVIAISLDPSPPDLSNIQFGDKLVHFSAYFGMMYWLAQCYLKRHRRWLFLMIVALGIAIEFVQGLSGYRTFEVADMIANTSGAVVGWFLAGTVLGKSLIYLEKYFSKT; encoded by the coding sequence TTGGACGAAACTATTCCACAATTAAAACTCCTTCTATTTTGGCGTCTCATCGGCTGGGGCATGGTAATTACCGTCATAGCCATCAGTCTGGATCCCTCTCCTCCCGATTTATCCAACATACAATTCGGCGACAAGCTGGTACATTTTTCTGCCTATTTCGGAATGATGTATTGGCTCGCACAGTGTTACCTCAAACGGCACCGACGCTGGCTGTTCTTGATGATAGTCGCGCTCGGTATCGCCATAGAATTTGTCCAGGGATTAAGCGGATATCGCACCTTCGAAGTGGCCGATATGATAGCCAACACCAGCGGCGCAGTAGTGGGCTGGTTTCTCGCTGGAACAGTACTCGGCAAAAGCCTGATTTATCTCGAAAAATACTTTAGTAAAACATAG
- a CDS encoding DUF6502 family protein, producing MNETRQSPVIGVLRQVLRPLIRLLIQHQVTFPFFSDLIKRLYVDVAHNDIPLTSERLTDSRISLITGVHRKDVRRFREQPETLHSDQRKSISLSAQVLSTWLSDPEYCDRKGNPRPLWRLSIDGEPSFESLVEHVSRQDLRARSLLDEWLRLGVVSLDEKERVLLHEEAIGPPEGFEEKLFFFEKSAHDHLAAGVENLIGETSPHFDRCVYYNNLAPESVDKLQKYADQEAMKLIRQINRKAGELQKKDSGKPGSSFRFTFGAFFYHRSTAKENSEDE from the coding sequence ATGAATGAGACTCGTCAGTCGCCTGTCATTGGAGTGCTCAGACAGGTACTGCGTCCTTTGATCAGGCTGCTTATCCAGCATCAGGTCACCTTCCCGTTTTTTTCTGATCTGATCAAGCGCCTTTATGTCGATGTCGCGCACAATGATATCCCGCTGACAAGTGAACGTTTGACCGATAGCCGCATCAGTCTGATTACCGGTGTGCATCGCAAGGATGTACGTCGCTTTCGTGAACAACCGGAAACCCTGCATTCCGATCAACGCAAATCCATATCACTGAGCGCGCAAGTGCTTTCCACCTGGCTGAGTGATCCCGAATACTGTGATCGCAAAGGTAATCCCAGACCGCTTTGGCGACTTAGTATAGATGGCGAGCCAAGCTTTGAAAGTCTGGTTGAGCATGTCAGTCGTCAGGATTTGCGGGCAAGATCGCTTTTGGACGAATGGCTACGTTTGGGTGTGGTTTCATTGGACGAGAAAGAAAGGGTGTTATTGCACGAAGAAGCCATCGGTCCGCCGGAAGGCTTCGAAGAAAAACTGTTTTTCTTCGAAAAAAGCGCCCATGACCATCTCGCCGCAGGTGTGGAAAATCTCATTGGGGAGACGTCTCCGCATTTTGATCGTTGCGTCTATTACAATAATCTCGCGCCTGAATCGGTAGATAAACTGCAAAAATATGCAGACCAGGAGGCAATGAAGCTCATACGTCAGATTAATCGTAAGGCGGGTGAGTTGCAGAAAAAAGACAGTGGAAAACCAGGCTCTTCTTTTCGCTTTACCTTCGGCGCATTTTTCTACCATCGATCTACTGCGAAAGAGAATAGTGAGGACGAGTAA